The Jiangella sp. DSM 45060 genome contains the following window.
CCCGGTGCTGCTGTCGCGCGGCGACGCCGTCCGCTCCTCGGTCGAGGCCGAGCCGGCGCTGGTGGTCGCGACCCCGGGTGCTGAGCCGGTGGCGGCCGGCGGGTACGCGGCGGCGCTGCTGCTGGACGGCACGGCGCTGCTGGCCCGCACCGGCCTGCGGGCCGCCGAGGAGGCGCTGCGGCGCTGGCTGCGGGCCGCCGCGCTCGTCCGTCCCGGCACCATGGGCGGCGAGATCGTCGTCGTCGCCGACCCCGGTGCGCCGGCCGTGCAGGCGCTGGTGCGCTGGGACCCGGCCGGTTTCGCCGGACGCGAGCTGGCCGAGCGGTCCGGCCTGCACCTGCCCCCGGCCGCCCGCGTGGCCGAGCTCACCGGCGCCCCCGCCGACGTCGACGACCTGCTCATGCACCTCGACCTCCCCGACGGCGCCGAGGTCATCGGCCCGGTCCCGGTCGACGACGGCGCGCGGGCGATGATCCGGGCGCCCCGTGCGGCGGGGACGGCGCTGGCGGGGGCGCTGCGGTCGGCGGCCGGCATCCGGTCGGCCCGGCGCACCGGGGGATCGGTCCGCGTCCGCGTCGACCCCGTCGACTTCGGCTAGGCGGAGATCTCCCGGTAGAACGCCACCGCGTCGGCCGGGCGCCCGTCGAACACCAGGCGGCCGTCGTCGAAGACGAGGACGCGGTCCATGGCCAGCACGGCGTCGAGGTCGTGCGTCACCAGCACGACCCGCTGCGGCAGCTCGCTCAGCAGCGTCAGCACCTTCCGGGTGTTGCGCAGGTCCAGCAGGGTCGTCGGCTCGTCGCACACGAGCACCTTCGGCTCGGTCACCAGCACCGAGCAGAGCGCCAGCAGCTGCTTCTGCCCGCCCGACAGCAGGTGCGCCGGGTGGTCGGCGTGCCCGGCCAGCCCGAACGACTCCAGCGCCTCGGCGACCCGCTCGGCCACGGCGGCCGAGGGCAGGTCACGCAGCCCGAACGCGACGTCCTCGGCGACCGTCGGCATCAGGATCTGCGCGTCGGGGTCGGTGAACACGAACCCGACCGACCGCCGCACCTGCGCGCCCGACCGGCCCCGCGTCGACAGCCCGTCCACCGTCACCGACCCCGACGTCGGCAGCACCAGGCCGTTGAGCAGCCGCGCGAACGTCGACTTGCCCGAACCGTTCGCCCCGATGACGCCGACCCGGTGCTCCGTCAGGGTGACGGTGACGTCGCGCAGGACCGTGCGGTCGCCGTACCGGTGCGTGACGGCGTCGACCTCGATCACCGGGACATCACAGCGAGGACGCGGCGAAGGTGTCGCAGGCCGCGATGTCGCCGGTCTCGAAGCCGGTGGTGAACCAGCGCTGCCGCTGCTCGCTGGAACCGTGCGTCCACGACTCGGGCGTGACGGTGCCCTGGAACCGCTCCTGGATGTAGTCGTCGCCGACGGTCTCGGCGGCCGACAGCGCGTCGGCGATGTCCTGGTTCGTCAACTCGGTGATGAGCGGCTGGCCGGACTCGTCGTCGGCCGTGGTGGCGGCGTGCGCCCACATGCCGGCGTAGCAGTCGGCCTGCAGCTCCAGCCGGACGGCGTCGGACGACGGGCCGGACTGGGTGCGCACGCGCTGCATCTGGCCGGTGAGGTTCTGCACGTGGTGACCGTACTCGTGCGCCAGCACGTACGCCTCGGCGAACTGGCCGCTCGGCCCGCCGTAGGTGGTGCGCAGCTGCTCGAAGAAGCCGAGGTCGAGGTAGACCTTCTGGTCGCCGGGGCAGTAGAACGGCCCGACCTGCGACGACGCCGTGCCGCACCGGGTGGTGACGGAGGACGTGAAGAACGTGGTGGTGGCGGGCGTGTACCGCTCGCCGGCCGCCGCGAAGTAGTCGTCCCAGAAGTCCTGCGTCGAGTTCACGTACAGCACGAACCGGCAGTCGGGGTTCTCGTCGATGTCGGCGACCACCTGGCACTCGCGCTCCAGCTCGCCCTCCGAGCCCGGGGCCGCCTCGACCGCGGGGGAGTCCGAGCCGCCGAGGAGGTCGGCCGGGTTGGTGCCGGTCAGCAGCGCGAGCAGGGTCAGGATGACGACGCCGATGCCGCCGCCGGCCGCCGCCGTGCGGCCGGCCGGGCGCCGGCCGCGCTGGTCGGACACCTGGGAAGGATCCAGGCGTGCTCGCCGGTTGAACTTCATGGCCGATTCACCTCCCGCGTAGACTGCACACCATGATGCCCGTGGCGGACTGATCGTGCTGGACCGATCGCCCACCCATTCCGAGGCCACGGAGAGTTCACCCTGACATGATCACCGCTCATCAGCTCGAAGTGCGCGCAGGCGCGCAGATCCTGCTCGAGGACGCCAGCTTCCGCATCGGTCCCGGCGACAAGGTCGGCCTGGTCGGCCGCAACGGCGCCGGCAAGACCACGCTGACCCGCATCCTGGCCGACGAGGGCCAGCCGGCGTCCGGCTCCGTGGTGCGTACCGGCCCCATCGGCTACCTGCCGCAGGATCCCCGCGTCGGCGACCCCGAGGTCATCGCCCGCGACCGCATCCTCAGCGCCCGCGGGCTCGACGTCGTCGTCGCGAGCATGCGCAAGGCCGAGAAGCAGATGGCGTCCAGCGACGCCGCCGAGCACGAGCGCGGCATGCGCCGCTACGCCCGGCTCGAGGCCGAGTTCCTGGCGGCCGGCGGGTACGCCGTCGAGAGCGAGGCGGCCAGCATCGCCGCCAGCCTGGGGCTGCCCGACCGCGTGCTGGCCCAGCCGCTGCGCACGCTCTCCGGCGGCCAGCGGCGCCGGGTCGAGCTGGCCCGCATCCTGTTCTCCGACGCCGAGACGCTGCTCCTGGACGAGCCGACGAACCACCTGGACGCCGACTCCATCGTGTGGCTGCGCGACTTCCTGCGGGCCTACAAGGGCGGCCTGGTGGTCATCAGCCACGACGTCGCGTTGCTCGACAAGACCGTCAACCGCGTCTTCCACCTCGACGCCAACCGCGCCGCCCTCGACGTCTACAACATCGGCTGGACGGCCTACCTGGCCCAGCGCGAGACCGACGAGCGCCGCCGGCACCGCGAGCGGGCCAACGCCGAGAAGAAGGCCGCCGCGCTCAAGGCGCAGGCCGACCGCATGCGCTACAAGGCCACCAAGGCCACCGCGGCGCAGAACATGGACCGCAGGGCGCAGCGGCTGCTGGCCGGCCTCGAGGAGCAGCGCCGCTCCGACAAGGTGGCCAAGCTGCGCTTCCCCGACCCCGCGCCGTGCGGCAAGACGCCGCTCACCGCGTCCGGGCTGTCGAAGTCGTACGGGTCGCTGGAGGTCTTCACCGACGTCGACCTCGCCATCGACCGCGGCAGCCGGGTCGTCATCCTGGGCCTCAACGGCGCCGGCAAGACGACGCTGCTGCGGCTGCTGGCCGGCATCGAGGAGGCCGACACCGGCGGCGTCGAGCCCGGGCACGGGCTGCGGCTGGGCTACTACGCCCAGGAGCACGAGACGCTCGACACCTCGCGCACGGTCCTCGAGAACCTGCGCAGCGCCGCTCCCGACCTCCCGGAGCTGGAGGCGCGGCGGGTCCTCGGCTCGTTCCTGTTCTCCGGCGACGCCGTCGACAAACCGGCCGCCGTGCTGTCCGGCGGCGAGAAGACCCGCCTGGCGCTGGCGTCGCTGGTCGTGTCCAGCGCGAACGTGCTGCTGCTGGACGAGCCGACGAACAACCTCGACCCCGCCTCCCGCGAGGAGGTGCTGGCCGCGCTGCGCTCGTTCGCCGGCGCGATCGTCCTGGTGACGCACGACGAAGGCGCCGTCGAGGCGCTGGGCCCGGAACGGGTCGTGTTGCTCCCCGACGGAGTCGAAGATCTGTGGAACCCTGACTATGCGGAGCTCGTCTCACTCGCATAGGAGAGGCCGATCCCGCCTGCGTTTTTTCGTTCCATCGAGGGACGATCGCGTCTTCGAGTGGCGAAAAAGCGTAATGGAGCGGATCATTGTCCTCTGTCATGCAGGACAACGAAACGGGAGGACGCGTGGCCGAGAAGTTGGTAAAAGGCGCGCGGATCAGTGGGGGGCAGCGTGACAAGCTCGCCTCTGACCTGAAGAAGAAGTACGAAGGTGGTCGGAGCATCCGCGAGCTCGCCACCGAAACCGGGCGTTCCTACGGGTTCGTCCACCGGGTTCTGTCGGAGTCCGGTGTCAACCTACGAGGCCGTGGAGGGGCCACACGAGGCAAGGCGAAGAAGCAGGCCTGACACAGCCCCAGTTGGTCGAGATGCCGGAGGAGGGTGGCCTCCAGCAGCTCGATCACCCCGACTAACGCTTCGTCACCCATCGCGCGGTCCCCGGCGCGCATCGCCCGTACGGGCGAGCGGCGGCGAATCACCGAGTCAGCCCGGCCGGTGAATCGTTCGGCGGATTCTCGAGTCGTCGTACTCGAAACCGTGGGGCCTTCTTGGAGCCGATCGGCGAGTCCGGCATTTCGGACAGCCTAAACGGTCGCACTCCGCACTGTTGATCTTGCTTCGCGCCATTCCCGAGTAATGGGTGTGCTTTCACGCAGAGTGACGTGAAGGCAGTGTCGGTGCCCGTTCGCGTTCTTTGCGCGAGGGGCCATCGGGCGCTTCGCCATGCCCGGAAACGCTCCGCACGCTTCGGCGGCGGGCGGCCGGTACGGACCGGTTCCGTCACCATGCGTGACGAATGCGCCCAAGTCCGCCGCCGCGGCGGCGATCACCGTGCGTGACGATCCGCCGTCATGGCACACGGCAGGCGGCACGCTCAGAGCGAACGGGGGAAGAACCCCCGCGCGCCCGACGTTGTCGGCGCCAGGTCGCATGATGGTGCAGTCGGACGCGAGGGAGGTCGGCGCCGGTGTCGATGGGGATGGGTCACGCCTGGCGCGCCTCCAGGTCGTTCTCCGGCGACCAGTCGGTCACGCACAAACGGCTGGCGCGGGGTACGGTCCGGCGCATCGCCGGCTACGGCCGGCCCTACCGCCGTCAGATCGCCGTCTTCCTCGCCACCACCATCGCCGCCGCGGCGTCCGCGGTCGCCGTGCCGTTGCTGCTGCAGGTCCTCATCGACGACGGCGTCAGCACCGGCGACCGGTCGGTCGTCGTGTGGGCCGCCCTCGCGGTGGCCGGGCTGGCCGTCGTCGACGTCGTCCTGGGGCTGCTCGGCCGGTGGATGTCCGCCCGGGTCGGCGAGGGCCTGATCTTCGACCTGCGCCGCCAGGTCTTCGACCACGTCCAGCGCCAGTCGGTCGCGTTCTTCACCCGCACCCAGACCGGTTCGCTGGTGTCGCGGCTCAACAGCGACGTCATCGGCGCGCAGCAGGCGTTCACCGGCACGCTCTCGCAGATCGTCAGCAACGTCGTCACGCTGGCGCTGGCGCTCGGCGCCATGATCCTGCTGTCGTGGCAGATCACCCTCATCGTGCTGGTCCTGGTGCCGCTGTTCCTGCTGCCGGCCCGCTTCATCGGCCGCCGGCTGGCCGACATCAGCCGCGAGTCCATGCAGCTCAACGCCGCGATGAGCCAGACGATGACCGAGCGGTTCAACGTCTCCGGCGCGCTGCTGGTGAAGATCTTCGGCCGTTACCACGACGAGAACGCCGACTTCGGGCAGGCCGCCGGCCGGGTCCGCGACATCGGCGTCGTCCAGGCGCTCTACGCCCGCTACTTCTTCCTCGGCCTGACCTTCCTCGCCTCGCTGGCCACCGCCGTCGTCTACGGCGTCGGCGGCTGGCTGGCCGTCGGCGGCACGCTGGAGGTCGGCACGCTGGTGGCGCTGGCCGCGCTGCTGACCCGCCTCTACGGTCCGCTCACCGCGCTCTCGAACGTCCAGGTCGACATCATGACGGCGCTGGTCAGCTTCGAGCGGGTGTTCGAGGTGCTCGACCTCCCGCCGATGGTCCGCGACGCGCCCGGCGCCCGGCCGCTGCCCGGCGGCGACGAGCAGCTGTCGGTGCGGTTCGAGGACGTCCATTTCACCTATCCGGGCGACGAGGTGTCGCTGGCCTCGCTCGAGGCGGTGGCCCGGCCGGCCGCCGCGGCGCCCGAGCCGGTGCTCGAGGGCGTCTCGTTCGACGTCGCGCCGGGCGAGATGGTCGCGCTGGTCGGCCCGTCCGGCGCCGGCAAGTCGACGATCACGCACCTGGTGTCGCGGCTCTACGACCCCACCTCCGGCGTCGTCCGGGTCGGCGACCGCGACCTGCGCGACGTCCAGCTCGAATCGCTGCACGAGGCCGTCGGCGTCGTCACCCAGGACGCGCACCTGTTCCACGACACCATCCGCTACAACCTCGCCTACGCCCGGCCCGGCGCCACCGACGACGACCTGTGGGCCGCGCTCGAGGCGGCGCAGATCGCCGGGCTGGTGCGGTCGCTGTCCGAGGGCCTCGACACCGTCGTCGGCGACCGCGGCTACCGGCTGTCCGGCGGTGAGAAACAGCGGCTGGCCATCGCCCGGCTGCTGCTCAAGGCGCCCCGCGTGGTGGTGCTCGACGAAGCCACCGCCCACCTCGACTCCGAGTCCGAGCTGGCGGTACAGCGGGCGCTCGAGACCGCGCTGACCGGGCGCACCTCGCTGGTCATCGCCCACCGCCTGTCCACCATCCGCGGCGCCGACACCATCCTCGTCGTCGACGACGGCCGCATCGTCGAGCGCGGCACGCACGAGCAGCTGCTCGCCGCCGGTGGGACCTACGCCGAGCTCTACCGCACCCAATTCGCCCTGCAGGACGCCGCCCGCCCGGCCTGAGCGGTCACAGGGAGCGGATCGAGCCTCCGTCGACGGCGATCATGGAGCCGGTGAGGTAGGACGCGGCGGGGGAGAGGACGAAGGCGGCGACGCGGCCGAACTCCTCCGGGCGGCCGTAGCGGCGCAGCGGGATGACCTTCGACGCCGCTGCCTTGACCTCCTCGGGGTCGCGGCCGGACATCGTGGCCAGTTCGCGCAGGCGATCGGTCTCGATGCTGCCGGGCAGCAGCCCCACCGCGCGCACGCCGTCGGGCCCGAGCTCGTCGGCCAGCTGCTTGATCACCATGGCCAGGCCCGGCCGCAGCCCGTTCGACGCGGCGAGGCCGGCGATGGGCGACTTCACCGAGCTGGACAGCACGAACGCCAGCGCGCCACCGCCGGACAGCCGGCCCGCGACCACCCGGGCCAGCCGGACGGCGCCGAGGAAGACGCTGTCGAACGCGGCCCTCCACTGGTCGTCGTCGAGGTCGACCACGCGGCCGGCCGGCGGCCCGCCGACGCTGACCAGGGCGCCGTCGAGCCGGCCGAAGCGGTCCAGCGCGAGGTCGGCCAGCCGCTCCGGCGTGCCCGGGTCGGCGTTGTCGGCCGCCACGCCCACGACGGAGCCTGAGCCGAGGTCGTCCACCGCGGCGTCGACCGACTCCTGCGAGCGTGACGTCAGCACCAGCCGAGCGCCGTCGGCGACCAGGGCCTCGGCCCCGGCCCGGCCCAGCCCGCGGGTGCCGCCGGTGACGATGTAGACGCGATCCTTCAGCCCGAGATCCATGGATACCAACCCTACGAGCCGTCAGGCGCGGCCGGTGGCCGGACCCTCGACGTCGGCGAGCAGGAAGGCGGCCGTCACGAGCGGGATGTGGCTGAGTGCCTGCGGGAAGTTGCCGACCATGCGCCCGATGCGCGGGTCGTACTCCTCGGCCAGCAGCCCGAGGTCGTTGCGCAGGCTCAGCAGGTGCTCGAACAGGTCCCGCGCCCGCTCGGGGCGCCCGGTCAGGTGCAACGCCTCGACCAGCCAGAACGAGCAGGCCAGGAACGCGCCCTCGTCGCCCGGCAGGCCGTCGACGTCGTGCTCGGTGCGGTAGCGCAGCACCAGGCCGCTGTCGGTGGACAGCTCCTTCGCGACGGCGTCGACGGTGCCGGCGACGCGGGGGTCGTCGGGCGGCAGGAAGCCGACGATCGGGATCTGCAGCAGCGCGGCGTCGAGGGCCGGGTGGTCGTAGGACTGGGTGAAGGTGTTGCGATCCGGATCGTAACCGTGTGCGACGACGTCCTTCATGATCGTCGCCCGTAGCGCCCGCCACCGGTCCGGGTGCCCGGGCGCGCCGCCGTCCTCCAGAGCGTCGACGGCGCGGTCGGCGGCCACCCAGGCCATGACCTTGGAGTGGACGAAATGCCGGCGCTCGCCGCGGATCTCCCAGATGCCCTCGTCGGGCTGCGACCACGCGCCCTCGAGGTGCTGCAGCAGCTTCTCCTGCAGTGCCCACACGTGCCGCTCCAGCGGCAGCCCGTGCTGACGGGCCCGGGCCAGCGTGTCGATGACCTCGCCGTAGACGTCGATCTGCAGCTGCTCGGCGGCGGCGTTGCCGACCCGCACCGGGCGGGACCCCTCGTAGCCGGCCAGCCAGCCGATCTCGTACTCCGGCAGCCGCCGCTCACCGCTGAGGCCGTACATGATCTGCAGGTCCGACGGGTTGCCGCCGATGGCCCGGATCAGCCAGTCGCGCCAGGCCCGCGCTTCGTCGACGTACCCGCTGCGGATCAGCGCGTCCAGCGTGAACGCGGAGTCGCGCAGCCAGCAGTAGCGGTAGTCCCAGTTGCGCACGCCGCCGAGGTCCTCGGGCAGCGACGTGGTGGGGGCGGCGACGATGCCGCCGGTCGGCTGGTACGTCAGCGCCTTGAGGGTGATCAGCGAGCGCATGACGGCGTCGCGGTACGGGCCGTCGTACCGGCACCGCGCCGCCCACTCCGTCCAGAACCGCTCGGTCTCGTCGAGCGCGCGCAGTGGGTCGACCGGCCGGCTGGGCGGGTGGTGCGACGGCCCCCACGCCAGCACGAAGCTCACCCGCTCGCCCGCGCTCACGGCGAAGTCGGAGTGCGTCGTCAGCGACCGGCCGTACGTGGGGACCTCGGTGTGCAGCGCGACGGAGTCGGGCCCGGCCACGCCGACGATGAGGCCGCCGTCGCGGTGCATCCACGGCACCGAGCGGCCGTAGTCGAAGCGCAGCCGCAGTTCGCTGTGCATCGTCACCCGGCCGGACAGCCCTTCGACGATGCGGACGACGTCGTGCTCGCCGGTGCTCTCGGGCATGAAGTCGATGACCTTGACGCTGCCGTCGGGGGTGTCCCAGACGTGCTCCAGGATCAGCGTGTCGCCGCGGTACCAGCGGCGGTCGGCCGGGCCGGCGCCCATCGGGGCGAGCCGCCAGAAGCCGTTCTTCTCGGTGCCGAGCAGCGACGCGAAGCAGGCGGCGGAGTCGAACCGGGGCAGGCAGAGCCAGTCGATGGTGCCGTCGCGGTCGACCAGGGCGGCGGTGTGGAGGTCGCCGATGATGCCGTGATCCTCGATCAGCCCCGTCATGTCCCCATGTCTACCCGACGGGGCCGGCCCGCGCCGGGGTGTCGGCGCCGGTGTCGCCGGATGCCTCGTCGCGGCCGCGCGCCTCGGCCCGGATCAGCAGGACGAACCCGCCGACGCCGACGACGGCGAACAGGAACCACTGGATCGCGTACGACAGATGCGGCCCGGACTCCGTGGCGGGGGGGTCGATGAGCTGCAGCGACGTCGCCGGCTCGGGGTCCTGGGTGATCAGCTCGCCCCAGGCGCCGTAGAACGGGTAGGGCAGCCCGGCGGCGATCGCCTCGACGTCGACGAAGCGCACCGATCCCGTCGACGGATCGACGTCGTGGCCGGTCTCGCTGTGCCGGACCCGCGCGGTGACGGTGACCTCGCCGCCGGACGGCGTGGGCAGCTCGATCTCGTCGTCGTCGCGGCCGTCGGCGGGCACGAACCCGCGGTCGACCAGCAGCGCGGTGCCGTCGTCGCCGACCAGCGGGGTCAGCGCGTGCACGCCGCGGGTGCCGTCGACGGGGCGCAGCCGCAGCCGCAGCTCGTTGTCGACGTCCCAGCGGCCGGTGACCTGCACGGTGCTCCACTCGTCGCCCTCGGCCAGGGCCTGGCCGGGCGGGACGAGCTCGGCGGCCGGCACCGCGTCGCCGTCGACGTTGGCCTCGATGACGGCGTTGCGGTCCTGCCGCTGCTCGTTGCGGTCGAGCTGCCAGAGCCCGAGGCGGACGCACACCAGCACCAGGAGCACCCCGGCGAGCGTGCGCACCAGCCAGCGCCGCGACGCCAGGAACTTGTACACGGCATCGACGGTACGCCGAGGCCTCACTTCTGGCCCCACCGGGGCATAGGCTGGAACGATGCTGGTCGACCGATATGGACGCGTGGCCACCGACCTCCGGGTGTCGCTGACCGATCGCTGCAACCTGCGGTGCACCTACTGCATGCCCGAGGAGGGGCTGGCCTGGCTGCCGCGCCAGGACATCCTCACCGACGACGAGGTGGTGCGGCTGGTCCGCATCGCCGTCGAGCGGCTGGGGGTGCGCGAGGTGCGGTTCACCGGCGGCGAGCCGCTGCTGCGCCGCGGGCTGGTCGACATCGTCGCCGCGTGCGCCCAGCTGGAGCCGCGTCCGGAGCTGTCGCTGACGACCAACGCCATCGGGCTGGCGAAGATGGCCGGCGCGCTCGCCGACGCCGGGCTCGACCGCGTCAACGGGTCGCTCGACACTCTGCGCGCCGACCGGTTCGAGACGCTGACGCACCGCCGCCGCCTCGAGGACGTCCTGGCCGGGCTGACCGCGGCGCGCGACGCCGGGCTCGACCCCGTCAAGATCAACGCCGTCCTCATGCGCGGCATCAACGACGACGAGGCGCCCGAGCTGCTGGCGTGGGCGCTCGAGCACGGCTACGAGCTGCGCTTCATCGAGCAGATGCCGCTCGACGCCCAGCACGGCTGGGACCGCGCCACCATGGTGACGGCCGAGGAGATCCTGGCGTCGCTGCAGTCGGTGTTCACGTTGACGCCGCTGGGCGACGTCGAGCGCGGCAGCGCGCCGGCCGAGACCTGGCTGGTCGGTGGCGGGCCGGCCCGCGTCGGCGTCATCGCGTCGGTCACCCGCCCGTTCTGCGGCAGCTGCGACCGCACCCGGCTCACCGCCGAGGGACAGGTGCGCAACTGCCTGTTCGCGCGCGAGGAGTCGGACCTGCGCGGCGCCATGCGCTCGGGCGCCGACGACGCCGAACTGGCCCGCCGCTGGGAGATCGCGATGGCCGCCAAGGCGGCCGGTCACGGCATCGATGACCCCGGGTTTCTCCAGCCGTCGCGGCCGATGTCGGCGATCGGCGGCTGAATCCGCCGAAAGGGCGGTGAGCTGCGGTTATCGGCCGTTGATCAGCAGGTGAGCGGCAGTGAAACGGCCGCGAGATGAGGACGACGCCGGGCAGCCACGGGGGAAGCCGCCCGACGTCGCCGGTACGCAACGCACCGACGGGGGAATACGGAACGTGCGCCTGGGGAGTATTGCACGTTCCACAACCACTTCGGAAGGCCCTGTCAATGTTCGATTCGATCTTTGGCTACCGGGGCAGCCGGAAGTTCGAGTCGCGGCGGAGGGACCACTGGTGAGAGGGCACTGTGGCGTGGCTGGCGGGTCGCGTTGGCGATGACGACGGCGATGTACGGCAGCACGACCGCACCCAGGATGAACACGATGCGCAGCCACCCCTGGCTGATCACTGCCAGTGGCAGACATGCGACACGGATGCCCATCATGACGAGGTAGCGGCGCTGCCGGCTGGCGAGGTCGTCGCTGCGCGGCGCCGCGGCCGTCGTGACCGACGGCACAGGGTCGCTTCGTCGCGCGCCGTTTCCGCTCACCCCTCCACGGTAGGCCAGAATCGAGCGATCAGCGCGGCCGGGCCGCCCATTCGGCCCGGCGCCCGGAAAGAGGAGAAGGTCATGAATCGCACGTACCGAGTGACCGAGATCGTGGGGACGTCGACGGACGGCGTGGAGGCCGCGGTGCGCAACGGCATCGGCCGGGCCGCGCAGACCCTGCGCCACCTCGACTGGTTCGAGGTCACCGAGATCCGCGGCCAGATCGTCGACGGCGAGGTGCAGCATTTCCAGGTCGGCATGAAGGTCGGGTTCCGGCTTGAGGACGCCTGACGGTAGCGTCGGCGCGGACGTGTAACCCAGAGTGAGGAGAGCCGGACGTGGGTCGGTCCGTACTGGTGACCGGTGGCAATCGCGGCATAGGCCTCGCCATCGCGCGCTCGTTCGCGCAGGCCGGTGACGACGTCACCATCACCTACCGCAGCGGCGAGCCGCCCGAGGGACTGGCCGGGGTGCGCTGCGACGTCACCGACAGCGACTCGGTCGACGCCGCGTTCACCGAGGTCGAGGCCGCGCAGGGACCGGTGGAGGTGCTGGTGGCCAACGCCGGCATCACCCGCGACACCCTGCTGCTGCGCATGAGCGAGTCCGACTTCACCGACGTCGTCGACACCAACCTCACCGGAGCGTTCCGGGTGGCCAAGCGCGCCGCCAAGGGCATGCTCCGGGCCCGCAAGGGCCGCGTCGTGTTCATCTCCAGCGTCGTGGGCCTGCTCGGCTCGCCCGGCCAGGTCAACTACGCCGCCAGCAAGGCCGGCCTCGTCGGGCTGGCCCGGTCGATGTCGCGCGAGCTGGGCAGCCGCAACATCACCGCCAACGTCGTCGCGCCCGGGTTCGTCGAGTCCGACATGACGGCCGAGCTCACCGAGGCGCGCCGCAAGGAGATCCTCGACAGCGTCCCGCTCGGCCGCTACGCCAGCGCCGACGAGATCGCGCGGGTGGTGCGCTGGGTGGCCAGCGACGACGCGGCGTACGTGACCGGAGCCGTCATCCCGGTGGACGGCGGATTGGGGATGGGGCACTGATGGGCATTCTCGAGGGCAAGCGGATCCTGGTCACCGGGGTCCTGACGGAGGCGTCGTTCGCGTTCCACGTGGCGAAGCTCGCGCAGCAGGAGGGCGCCACCGTCGTCCTGACCGGCTTCGGCCGCATGAGCCTGGTCGAGCGCATCGCCAAGCGGCTGCCGTCGCCGGCGCCGGTCGTCGAGCTGGACGTCACCAGCACCGAGCAGCTCGACTCCCTGGCCGCCCGGGTCGGCGAGCACGTCGACGGCCTCGACGGCGTCGT
Protein-coding sequences here:
- a CDS encoding DUF3099 domain-containing protein, with protein sequence MSGNGARRSDPVPSVTTAAAPRSDDLASRQRRYLVMMGIRVACLPLAVISQGWLRIVFILGAVVLPYIAVVIANATRQPRHSALSPVVPPPRLELPAAPVAKDRIEH
- a CDS encoding SURF1 family protein, yielding MYKFLASRRWLVRTLAGVLLVLVCVRLGLWQLDRNEQRQDRNAVIEANVDGDAVPAAELVPPGQALAEGDEWSTVQVTGRWDVDNELRLRLRPVDGTRGVHALTPLVGDDGTALLVDRGFVPADGRDDDEIELPTPSGGEVTVTARVRHSETGHDVDPSTGSVRFVDVEAIAAGLPYPFYGAWGELITQDPEPATSLQLIDPPATESGPHLSYAIQWFLFAVVGVGGFVLLIRAEARGRDEASGDTGADTPARAGPVG
- the moaA gene encoding GTP 3',8-cyclase MoaA; protein product: MLVDRYGRVATDLRVSLTDRCNLRCTYCMPEEGLAWLPRQDILTDDEVVRLVRIAVERLGVREVRFTGGEPLLRRGLVDIVAACAQLEPRPELSLTTNAIGLAKMAGALADAGLDRVNGSLDTLRADRFETLTHRRRLEDVLAGLTAARDAGLDPVKINAVLMRGINDDEAPELLAWALEHGYELRFIEQMPLDAQHGWDRATMVTAEEILASLQSVFTLTPLGDVERGSAPAETWLVGGGPARVGVIASVTRPFCGSCDRTRLTAEGQVRNCLFAREESDLRGAMRSGADDAELARRWEIAMAAKAAGHGIDDPGFLQPSRPMSAIGG
- a CDS encoding dodecin; translation: MNRTYRVTEIVGTSTDGVEAAVRNGIGRAAQTLRHLDWFEVTEIRGQIVDGEVQHFQVGMKVGFRLEDA
- a CDS encoding beta-ketoacyl-ACP reductase, with the protein product MGRSVLVTGGNRGIGLAIARSFAQAGDDVTITYRSGEPPEGLAGVRCDVTDSDSVDAAFTEVEAAQGPVEVLVANAGITRDTLLLRMSESDFTDVVDTNLTGAFRVAKRAAKGMLRARKGRVVFISSVVGLLGSPGQVNYAASKAGLVGLARSMSRELGSRNITANVVAPGFVESDMTAELTEARRKEILDSVPLGRYASADEIARVVRWVASDDAAYVTGAVIPVDGGLGMGH